One genomic window of Mogibacterium diversum includes the following:
- a CDS encoding tyrosine-type recombinase/integrase has translation MINEFITYLRDTKGKADNTLVAYKRDVISFAKFLEGHSGRELAECKESDSIAYILELNNASKSKATINRKLSSLRTFYDYGIETGEVTENPFSKIKSAKNDKRQIEFLSIEEVEKLLSLPDQTVKGIRDTALFEFMYGTGARVTEVVRLKFEDVNLKMNFVTLRDGEGESRIVPLGSYAQKALRRYRDTAYSGLARTEVTDDSYVFINFRGQPLTRQGIWKMLKEYGAMIGIEDRMTPQILRNSFAVHILQNGGDLKTLQELMGFDDMSVGIAYLSVTNIRIKDVYSRTHPRA, from the coding sequence ATGATTAATGAATTTATTACGTATCTAAGGGATACAAAAGGTAAAGCTGATAATACCTTGGTGGCTTACAAGAGGGACGTTATCTCATTTGCGAAATTCCTTGAGGGTCATAGTGGTCGAGAGCTTGCAGAATGCAAAGAGAGCGATTCAATTGCATATATCTTAGAGTTAAATAATGCAAGCAAGTCTAAAGCGACAATCAATCGCAAACTTTCATCGCTCAGAACATTTTACGATTATGGGATTGAAACCGGTGAAGTGACTGAGAATCCTTTCTCTAAGATTAAATCTGCAAAGAACGATAAGAGACAGATTGAATTCTTGTCAATTGAAGAGGTTGAGAAGCTTCTATCGCTGCCAGATCAGACTGTAAAAGGAATTAGAGATACAGCTCTGTTTGAGTTCATGTATGGAACAGGCGCTAGAGTAACAGAGGTCGTGCGTCTAAAGTTCGAAGATGTTAATCTCAAGATGAATTTTGTAACTCTCCGTGATGGCGAGGGAGAGAGCAGAATCGTACCGCTGGGTTCGTATGCGCAGAAAGCTCTTAGAAGGTACAGAGATACGGCATATTCGGGTTTGGCTCGTACAGAGGTTACGGATGACAGCTATGTGTTTATCAATTTTAGAGGACAGCCTCTAACCCGGCAGGGAATTTGGAAGATGCTGAAGGAATACGGTGCGATGATTGGCATAGAAGATCGCATGACTCCACAGATTCTAAGAAATAGCTTCGCAGTGCATATTTTGCAAAATGGTGGCGACCTCAAGACACTTCAGGAGCTTATGGGATTTGATGATATGTCTGTAGGTATTGCTTATCTATCTGTGACGAATATTAGAATAAAAGACGTATACAGCAGGACGCATCCAAGAGCATAA
- a CDS encoding bifunctional folylpolyglutamate synthase/dihydrofolate synthase produces the protein MPNKASEAVIRRIWEMTAKRGPIGLSRMKRLLELLGNPEEDLKFVHVAGTNGKGSVCQFIASMLRAAGYSVGVFTSPHVMEYNERFDIDRNYISDDDFCRIATYVMSFAEQVNDEGYGYFSEFEILTSTALLYFKERLPDIVILETGIGGKMDMTNVILNPLVSVITQIGFDHVDMLGDTLAKIAEAKAGIIKEGVPVISESSELEVKEVISDVAKEKNAKFIDASLAKYRINDYSEFMDFDFEVSDGTDKVKMDGVRISLIGEHQIRNAITALLAVKSMRDRMLIDIDELEMREGLTSARNMGRFEILKNNPYIVIDGSHNPQGLKAAMETLKELRETIFKNKRIITVFGCFGDKEYQDMTEILRSGLTAVDANEVIVTEPVSPRALKAEKLKKLLEDENIAVTAISDEETAFDRALSSGADVMLFLGSIYLIGDIRIFFNRKDGKINV, from the coding sequence GTGCCAAATAAAGCGAGTGAGGCGGTTATACGGCGCATTTGGGAAATGACAGCTAAGAGAGGTCCGATTGGACTTTCACGGATGAAAAGGCTTCTCGAGTTATTAGGTAACCCTGAAGAAGACTTAAAATTTGTCCATGTTGCTGGCACGAATGGTAAAGGTTCTGTATGCCAGTTTATAGCATCTATGCTGCGTGCTGCTGGTTATTCTGTAGGGGTGTTCACGTCTCCCCATGTTATGGAGTACAATGAGCGCTTCGATATAGACAGGAACTATATCAGTGATGATGATTTCTGTAGGATTGCAACATATGTGATGTCCTTTGCGGAACAAGTTAATGACGAGGGATATGGATACTTCTCTGAGTTCGAGATACTGACATCAACGGCTTTGCTGTATTTTAAAGAGCGATTACCTGATATAGTGATTCTGGAGACTGGAATTGGCGGTAAGATGGATATGACAAATGTCATTTTAAATCCTCTAGTTTCAGTGATTACACAAATAGGATTTGACCACGTCGATATGCTCGGGGACACGCTCGCTAAGATTGCTGAGGCTAAGGCTGGAATTATCAAGGAGGGTGTACCTGTTATATCTGAATCTTCTGAGCTTGAGGTAAAAGAGGTCATATCCGATGTCGCTAAGGAAAAGAATGCAAAATTTATTGATGCTTCTCTTGCCAAATACAGAATAAATGATTATTCTGAATTTATGGACTTCGATTTTGAAGTTAGTGATGGAACTGACAAAGTCAAAATGGATGGCGTAAGGATAAGCCTCATCGGGGAACATCAGATTAGGAATGCCATAACAGCATTACTTGCTGTAAAGAGTATGCGAGATCGCATGCTAATAGATATCGATGAATTAGAGATGCGTGAGGGTCTAACCAGTGCAAGAAATATGGGACGCTTTGAGATTCTCAAGAACAATCCATACATAGTTATAGATGGTTCGCACAATCCTCAAGGGCTCAAAGCTGCTATGGAGACACTTAAGGAGCTTAGAGAAACTATATTCAAGAATAAGAGAATAATTACGGTCTTCGGGTGCTTTGGAGATAAGGAGTATCAGGATATGACTGAGATACTCCGTTCAGGACTTACTGCAGTAGATGCTAATGAGGTTATTGTAACTGAACCAGTTAGTCCAAGAGCTCTTAAAGCAGAGAAGCTAAAGAAATTACTCGAAGATGAAAATATCGCTGTTACAGCTATCAGCGATGAAGAAACAGCCTTTGATAGGGCACTGTCGTCTGGTGCAGACGTAATGCTCTTTTTAGGATCCATATATCTTATTGGAGATATAAGAATTTTTTTCAATCGAAAGGACGGGAAAATTAATGTTTGA
- a CDS encoding bifunctional 5,10-methylenetetrahydrofolate dehydrogenase/5,10-methenyltetrahydrofolate cyclohydrolase — protein sequence MHTLLKGAPVRDAIDQDIISRVELLTKAGKTPKIATFRIGDDDGEKYYEGAIIKRAGKYGIDCESVVLDEGVSQSDAEEELVRLNNDDNIDGIIMLMPFPKSIDGERLRALLSPTKDIDAITDASYANLFANDPNAFYACTAESCMEILKFYGVDLKGKQVTIVGRSMRVGKPLMLMMMNANATVTVCHTKTTDENLREACERADVVVLATGQIESYSPELFHDGQIIIDVGTGTGKDGKLAGDFDSGALEAEGMPKSLSYSPVPGGVGTVTTALLLRNVVKAAELA from the coding sequence ATGCATACATTGTTAAAAGGCGCTCCCGTTAGGGATGCGATAGATCAGGATATTATTTCAAGAGTTGAACTGTTGACGAAAGCTGGTAAAACACCAAAGATTGCCACTTTTAGAATTGGTGACGATGACGGAGAGAAATACTATGAGGGCGCTATTATCAAGAGAGCTGGCAAATATGGAATAGACTGTGAGTCAGTTGTGCTAGATGAAGGTGTGTCTCAGAGTGACGCCGAGGAGGAGCTCGTAAGGCTAAATAACGATGATAATATCGACGGTATTATCATGCTTATGCCTTTTCCTAAATCAATCGATGGCGAACGTTTGCGCGCACTTCTTTCCCCAACAAAGGATATAGATGCGATTACAGATGCTTCCTATGCAAACCTTTTTGCAAACGATCCTAATGCATTTTACGCATGCACAGCGGAATCCTGCATGGAGATACTAAAATTTTATGGGGTTGATTTAAAGGGAAAGCAAGTAACGATTGTTGGCAGAAGCATGAGAGTTGGAAAGCCACTTATGCTCATGATGATGAATGCAAATGCCACAGTTACAGTTTGCCACACGAAAACTACTGATGAGAATCTTAGAGAAGCTTGTGAAAGAGCGGATGTTGTTGTACTTGCAACAGGTCAGATTGAGTCATACAGTCCTGAGTTATTCCATGATGGGCAGATAATCATAGATGTCGGAACTGGTACAGGCAAGGATGGAAAGCTCGCTGGGGACTTTGACTCTGGCGCACTGGAAGCTGAAGGCATGCCTAAGTCGCTAAGCTACTCTCCTGTTCCAGGTGGAGTAGGTACAGTTACAACCGCTTTGTTGCTTCGCAACGTCGTAAAAGCGGCGGAACTTGCCTAA
- a CDS encoding GTP pyrophosphokinase, with product MNITNEILNPERLSKNKLELVRDKEAFFQEIADIRLEYEAAIKEISTKLEILDDDFKQQDDHGPIHHIQYRLKSVNSLFEKAERYGIEDPLNNISEIRKQIYDIAGVRVVCNYRNDIYRLSSLLLKQEDIKLIRIKDYSSNPKESGYRSLHVVIEVPIFLVSKKVSIPVEMQFRSIAMDTWASLEHELKYKNEGALSDDLQNKLKICSEILADVDNMMENIRHEVFSEE from the coding sequence ATGAATATTACTAATGAGATACTTAATCCTGAAAGACTGAGCAAAAACAAGCTGGAGCTTGTGCGAGATAAGGAAGCCTTTTTTCAGGAAATCGCTGATATAAGGCTAGAGTATGAGGCGGCGATAAAAGAGATTTCCACTAAGCTGGAGATTTTAGATGATGACTTCAAGCAACAAGATGATCATGGTCCTATCCACCACATTCAATATAGACTAAAGTCTGTTAACAGCCTATTTGAAAAGGCAGAGAGATATGGGATAGAGGATCCGCTTAACAACATATCTGAGATTAGAAAGCAGATTTACGATATAGCGGGTGTTAGAGTCGTCTGCAACTATCGAAACGATATATATAGGCTATCAAGTTTATTGCTGAAACAAGAGGATATAAAGCTCATCAGGATTAAAGACTACAGTTCAAATCCAAAGGAAAGCGGGTATAGAAGCCTACACGTTGTTATAGAGGTACCGATATTTCTTGTTAGCAAAAAAGTATCGATTCCAGTTGAAATGCAGTTCCGGAGCATCGCTATGGATACTTGGGCAAGTTTGGAACATGAGCTAAAATATAAGAATGAAGGTGCGCTGAGTGACGATCTTCAGAATAAGCTAAAAATCTGCTCAGAGATTCTCGCTGATGTCGATAATATGATGGAGAATATCAGGCACGAGGTTTTTTCTGAGGAATAG
- a CDS encoding NUDIX hydrolase gives MAYEEKTLESNIVYKGKIFDIRRDKILAVNDKISYRDIVVHGGAAVLIPITEDGKIVFVRQWRQALRRQVIELPAGKVDPGESFEDAAKRELREETGYSAGQMVKLFRMAPCVGYSEEILEFYACHNLSPGKTDFDETEDIDIVQMAPDEVIRRIMSGDIEDGKTVAGVLFARSAGII, from the coding sequence ATGGCTTATGAGGAAAAAACATTAGAGTCGAATATTGTATACAAAGGGAAGATTTTTGACATTAGAAGGGATAAGATTTTAGCAGTCAATGATAAGATCTCATATAGAGATATTGTTGTGCATGGGGGAGCTGCAGTACTTATACCGATTACAGAAGATGGAAAAATAGTATTTGTAAGACAATGGCGACAGGCTCTCAGAAGACAGGTTATCGAACTTCCGGCAGGAAAAGTCGATCCTGGAGAGTCGTTTGAGGACGCAGCAAAGCGTGAACTCAGAGAAGAGACAGGGTATTCGGCGGGACAAATGGTTAAGCTCTTTCGAATGGCTCCATGTGTTGGATATTCTGAAGAGATACTTGAGTTTTATGCTTGTCATAATCTCAGCCCAGGGAAAACCGATTTCGATGAGACAGAGGATATCGATATCGTTCAGATGGCACCTGATGAGGTCATTAGAAGGATAATGTCCGGGGATATTGAAGATGGCAAGACGGTTGCAGGTGTACTGTTTGCTAGAAGTGCGGGAATTATCTAA
- the rplS gene encoding 50S ribosomal protein L19, protein MNILDQITQDYKKNDVPEFNVGDTVKVHVKIIEGQRERIQVFEGYVLKMQNGGISQTFTVRRLAQGIGVEKTFPIHSPKVDKIEVVKKGRVRRAKLNYMRERTGKAARIKKAK, encoded by the coding sequence ATGAATATTTTAGATCAGATTACTCAGGATTATAAGAAGAATGATGTTCCTGAGTTCAATGTCGGTGATACTGTAAAGGTACATGTTAAGATTATCGAGGGTCAGAGAGAGAGAATCCAGGTATTCGAAGGCTATGTGCTCAAGATGCAGAATGGCGGCATTTCTCAGACTTTCACTGTAAGAAGACTTGCACAGGGAATCGGTGTTGAGAAGACTTTCCCAATACACTCACCTAAGGTTGACAAGATTGAGGTAGTTAAGAAGGGCCGTGTTAGAAGAGCTAAGCTTAATTACATGCGTGAGAGAACAGGTAAGGCTGCTAGAATCAAGAAGGCAAAATAG
- the ylqF gene encoding ribosome biogenesis GTPase YlqF, which yields MINNINWYPGHMKKTRELIQENLKAVDLVVEIVDSRIPLSSRNPIIDELISGKKRVVILGKCDLADKRATDEWKAYFESSGDIALPVDSRNGENIKAFYKILDKLQQERNKERSLRRPLRMMIVGVPNVGKSSFINRLIGKKSAKTGDRPGVTKGKQWVTLENGMQLLDTPGILWPKFEDPHVGLNLAFCGSIKDEILNVQDLAYELLKVLRENYPEELIARYKLDGLMDEDEEVYNEYGEPLDPVLFDMEAIALKRGFIQSGKRIDYERTGRAILDEFRAGIIGNITLERPVLK from the coding sequence ATGATTAATAACATTAATTGGTATCCCGGACATATGAAAAAAACTCGAGAGCTCATCCAAGAGAATTTAAAGGCTGTGGATCTCGTAGTTGAAATAGTGGACAGCAGGATTCCGCTTTCCAGTAGAAACCCTATTATCGATGAATTGATTTCGGGGAAAAAGCGTGTGGTTATTCTAGGAAAATGCGATCTTGCTGACAAGCGTGCAACGGACGAGTGGAAAGCTTACTTTGAGTCGAGTGGAGATATTGCTCTACCTGTGGATTCCAGAAATGGCGAAAATATAAAAGCTTTTTATAAGATTCTTGATAAGCTTCAGCAGGAGAGAAACAAGGAGCGCTCTCTAAGGAGGCCTCTTAGAATGATGATTGTAGGTGTTCCTAACGTAGGTAAGTCCTCGTTTATTAATAGACTCATCGGAAAGAAAAGTGCCAAGACTGGAGATAGACCAGGTGTAACAAAGGGGAAACAATGGGTTACACTGGAGAATGGCATGCAGCTTCTCGATACACCTGGAATTCTGTGGCCGAAGTTCGAAGATCCACATGTGGGGTTAAACCTCGCTTTTTGTGGAAGCATCAAGGATGAGATTCTGAATGTGCAAGACCTAGCATATGAACTACTTAAGGTTTTAAGAGAAAACTACCCAGAAGAACTAATCGCAAGATATAAGCTTGACGGTCTTATGGATGAAGACGAAGAGGTGTATAACGAGTATGGCGAGCCTTTAGATCCGGTGCTTTTTGATATGGAGGCGATTGCTTTGAAAAGAGGATTTATTCAGTCTGGTAAGCGCATAGACTATGAGAGAACTGGCCGTGCAATTTTAGATGAATTTAGAGCGGGAATAATAGGGAATATCACGCTAGAAAGACCCGTGCTCAAATAA
- a CDS encoding ribonuclease HII, with protein sequence MTKQEREEKKIMRMQELLQIEDELRKSGVNIIAGIDEVGRGPLAGPVYAACVVLPADFRAPGVDDSKKVTEKQRDMLSQKICECAIAYGIGVATAKEIDEINILNATKLAMHRAIKEVQDKLPEGEKIEMLLVDAVDLESEGIPQKPIIKGDATCYSIAAASIVAKVARDSFMKELEGEYPGYGFASNKGYGTAAHYDGLRALGISPVHRKSFLKKFEASEDSKVSKKKFYAVKVGRVPGIYGTWDECKMQVDGYPNSEYKGFARLSEAESFVGPEVLESMKLTSDIYAHEEKASVPLEDGYAVKAYVDGSYDVATGNYASGAVILVDGKTVELSKLYTDDAGGKLRNVAGEIKGAELAIEYCKKQGIDSVVIYHDYLGVGKWADDEWKANLDMTKAYKSYIRECRKNMRINFVKVKGHSGDKYNDMADALAKAALNSK encoded by the coding sequence ATGACGAAGCAAGAACGTGAAGAAAAGAAAATAATGAGGATGCAGGAGCTTCTTCAAATTGAAGATGAGCTACGCAAATCAGGTGTCAATATTATAGCGGGCATAGATGAGGTCGGCCGCGGACCACTTGCTGGGCCCGTTTATGCGGCCTGCGTGGTGCTCCCAGCGGATTTTAGAGCGCCTGGAGTTGACGATTCCAAGAAGGTTACTGAAAAGCAGAGAGACATGCTTAGCCAGAAAATCTGTGAATGTGCTATAGCATATGGGATTGGTGTCGCAACTGCGAAGGAAATCGATGAAATTAATATCCTTAATGCTACAAAGCTTGCTATGCATAGAGCTATAAAGGAAGTTCAGGACAAACTTCCTGAAGGTGAGAAAATAGAAATGCTGTTAGTTGATGCGGTTGACCTTGAGTCTGAAGGGATACCACAAAAACCGATCATTAAGGGCGATGCAACATGCTACTCTATTGCAGCAGCGTCGATAGTCGCAAAAGTTGCGAGAGATTCGTTTATGAAGGAGCTTGAAGGTGAATACCCAGGATATGGGTTTGCCAGCAACAAGGGATACGGAACGGCTGCTCACTATGACGGTCTACGCGCTCTTGGGATCTCTCCGGTTCATCGCAAATCATTTCTAAAAAAGTTCGAGGCAAGCGAGGATAGTAAAGTGTCAAAGAAAAAGTTTTATGCGGTAAAGGTAGGAAGGGTTCCGGGCATCTATGGTACTTGGGATGAGTGCAAGATGCAGGTTGATGGATATCCGAATTCTGAATACAAGGGATTTGCAAGACTTAGCGAAGCAGAGAGCTTTGTAGGTCCAGAAGTACTTGAAAGCATGAAGTTAACCTCTGATATCTATGCACATGAAGAAAAAGCATCCGTACCACTAGAAGATGGTTATGCTGTAAAGGCGTATGTCGATGGCAGCTATGATGTCGCAACGGGGAACTACGCTTCTGGTGCGGTAATCCTCGTAGATGGAAAGACTGTAGAGCTAAGCAAGCTCTATACAGATGACGCAGGTGGTAAACTAAGAAATGTCGCTGGCGAAATCAAAGGTGCAGAGCTGGCGATTGAGTACTGTAAGAAGCAGGGAATCGATTCAGTGGTCATTTACCATGACTATCTCGGCGTAGGGAAATGGGCTGATGATGAGTGGAAGGCAAATCTCGATATGACAAAGGCTTACAAAAGTTATATACGTGAATGCCGAAAGAATATGAGAATCAATTTCGTGAAAGTAAAAGGACATTCGGGAGATAAGTATAACGACATGGCTGATGCACTTGCAAAAGCAGCGCTAAATAGCAAATAG
- a CDS encoding valine--tRNA ligase: protein MGRNLAKTYDPKSFEDRIYEMWEEHGSFNAEVDRDKKPYCIVMPPPNITGQLHMGHALDQTLQDILIRWRRMQGYSALWLPGSDHASIATEVKVNNALREETGKDKKDIGREAFLERAWKWKEEYGGRITKQCRKLGDSCDWRRERFTMDEGCNKAVTELFIRLYDKGMIYKGNRLVNWCPDCMTSLSDAEVEHEDEHGKYWYFRYPAKDGGEGITVATSRPETMFGDVAIAVSPEDDRYKDLVGKTVILPILNREIPVIADEYPDPDKGTGAVKITPAHDANDFLVGQRHNLEIMSCMNDDATMNELAGKYEGMDRYECRKAWVHDLEEAGFLVKIEELTIPVGKCYRCHNAIEPKLSDQWFVKMEDLAKPAVEAAKSGKLKHVPERFEKIYLNWLNDIHDWCISRQLWWGHRIPAYYCDDCGEIVVSRTMPSACPKCGCTHLHQDEDVLDTWFSSGLWPFSTLGWPDKTPELDYFYPNSVMVTGYDILFFWVIRMVFSGCDAMGEPPFEYVFLHGLVRDEQGRKMSKSLGNGIDPLEVINKVGADALRFMLITGITPGNDTRFIWDRLESSRNFANKLWNASRFTIMNLLDDEGNPLQVATAEKTMLRDEDKWIISRVNEATADITNSLEKFELGLAGQKVYELIWDEYCDWYIELVKARLWSDDEEDKATARFVLQSVLKDLLKLLHPFMPFITEEIWGYLPAESGDSNDDDNLLITSSWPIYDERKIYSESVSRIETAKEIIKAIRNARTEVDAAPSRKLNLIVKTDALKDTVEVISAHIKKIANVVDITVEGTDSETPDGVVSAVFTGGELLIPLADLVDFEAERERLEKEKKRLEGEVARVDKKLSNQGFVAKAPASVVEEEKQKGDKYREMLETVIKRLESMGEASAK from the coding sequence ATGGGTAGAAATCTTGCTAAAACATACGATCCAAAGAGTTTTGAAGATCGTATTTATGAGATGTGGGAGGAGCATGGCTCTTTTAATGCAGAGGTGGACAGGGACAAGAAACCATACTGCATCGTAATGCCACCACCAAATATCACAGGGCAGCTACATATGGGTCATGCTCTTGATCAGACGCTTCAGGATATCCTCATCAGATGGAGGAGAATGCAGGGCTATAGTGCACTCTGGCTACCTGGCAGCGATCATGCAAGTATCGCAACTGAGGTTAAGGTCAACAATGCTCTTCGTGAAGAGACTGGCAAGGATAAGAAGGACATAGGTAGAGAGGCATTCCTCGAGCGCGCATGGAAGTGGAAGGAAGAGTATGGCGGCAGGATTACGAAGCAGTGCCGCAAGCTCGGAGATTCCTGTGATTGGCGCAGAGAACGTTTTACGATGGACGAGGGCTGTAACAAGGCGGTTACAGAGCTCTTTATCAGGCTGTATGATAAAGGCATGATCTATAAGGGTAATAGACTTGTAAATTGGTGCCCGGACTGCATGACATCCCTTTCGGATGCTGAGGTTGAACATGAGGACGAGCATGGCAAGTACTGGTACTTCCGTTACCCTGCAAAGGACGGTGGAGAGGGAATCACCGTTGCGACATCTAGACCGGAGACTATGTTTGGCGATGTTGCAATTGCCGTGAGCCCTGAAGATGATAGATATAAGGATTTAGTAGGGAAGACTGTAATTTTACCTATTTTGAATAGGGAGATTCCGGTTATTGCGGATGAGTATCCAGACCCAGATAAAGGTACGGGTGCTGTAAAGATTACACCTGCTCATGATGCCAACGATTTCCTCGTAGGTCAGAGACATAATCTAGAGATTATGTCCTGCATGAATGATGATGCCACGATGAATGAACTAGCTGGAAAATACGAAGGTATGGACAGATATGAGTGCCGTAAGGCATGGGTTCATGATCTTGAGGAAGCCGGCTTCCTTGTTAAGATTGAAGAGCTTACTATTCCGGTAGGAAAGTGCTATAGATGTCACAATGCCATTGAACCAAAGCTTTCAGACCAATGGTTCGTTAAGATGGAGGATCTCGCTAAACCAGCGGTAGAGGCTGCAAAATCTGGAAAGCTAAAGCACGTTCCTGAGAGATTTGAGAAGATTTACCTAAATTGGCTAAATGATATTCATGATTGGTGCATATCGAGGCAGCTATGGTGGGGTCACAGAATACCTGCATACTACTGCGATGACTGCGGAGAAATCGTCGTAAGTCGCACTATGCCAAGTGCATGCCCTAAGTGCGGATGCACTCACCTACACCAGGATGAAGATGTGTTAGATACATGGTTCAGCTCTGGACTATGGCCTTTCTCTACACTAGGATGGCCTGATAAGACGCCGGAACTCGATTACTTCTATCCTAATTCAGTAATGGTTACGGGATACGACATTCTGTTCTTCTGGGTTATCAGAATGGTATTCTCAGGGTGCGATGCTATGGGTGAACCACCTTTTGAATATGTATTCTTACATGGACTCGTTCGCGATGAACAGGGTAGAAAGATGAGTAAGTCGCTTGGTAACGGAATTGATCCACTTGAGGTAATCAATAAGGTTGGTGCAGATGCGCTAAGGTTTATGCTCATTACAGGTATTACACCTGGTAACGATACGAGATTTATCTGGGATAGACTCGAGTCCTCGCGTAATTTTGCTAATAAGCTTTGGAACGCATCGAGATTTACAATTATGAATCTTCTGGATGACGAAGGCAATCCGTTACAGGTGGCAACTGCTGAGAAGACAATGCTTAGAGATGAGGATAAATGGATTATCTCCCGCGTAAATGAAGCTACTGCTGATATCACAAATTCACTGGAGAAGTTTGAACTAGGGCTTGCAGGTCAAAAGGTTTATGAACTCATCTGGGATGAATATTGCGACTGGTATATTGAACTTGTTAAAGCGAGATTATGGAGCGATGATGAAGAGGATAAGGCAACTGCAAGATTCGTTCTGCAGAGCGTCCTCAAGGATTTACTTAAATTGCTACACCCATTTATGCCGTTTATTACAGAGGAAATATGGGGATATTTACCAGCAGAATCAGGCGATTCAAATGACGATGATAACTTGCTAATCACTTCATCGTGGCCGATTTATGACGAAAGAAAGATATACTCTGAGTCTGTTTCAAGAATTGAGACTGCTAAAGAAATCATCAAAGCAATCAGAAATGCTAGAACAGAAGTAGATGCTGCACCTAGTCGCAAGCTTAATCTGATCGTCAAGACGGATGCGCTTAAGGATACAGTTGAAGTGATTTCTGCCCACATAAAGAAGATTGCTAATGTTGTAGATATAACTGTTGAAGGAACTGATAGCGAAACTCCAGATGGGGTAGTTTCAGCGGTATTCACTGGAGGGGAACTCCTAATTCCGCTAGCTGATCTGGTTGACTTCGAAGCAGAACGCGAGAGACTTGAGAAGGAGAAGAAGAGACTCGAGGGCGAGGTTGCTCGTGTAGACAAGAAGCTCTCTAACCAAGGGTTCGTTGCGAAGGCTCCTGCATCAGTGGTTGAGGAGGAGAAACAGAAGGGCGACAAGTACCGTGAGATGCTAGAAACAGTTATCAAGAGACTTGAGTCCATGGGTGAAGCAAGTGCCAAATAA
- the hpt gene encoding hypoxanthine phosphoribosyltransferase, whose translation MANIKASESGIFGKILYTEEQIRERAKELAKQISTDFEGEELIVIGTLKGSVLWMCDLLKELTIDTSIDFIKASSYGSSTTSSGVVKIKMDTDMNLYQKNVLIIEDIVDTGTTLTFLLEKLKERNPKTIKVCTMLDKPSRRTTGFVADYIGFTVDDLFIIGYGLDFDQKYRGLPYISYLQPEE comes from the coding sequence ATGGCTAATATTAAGGCTTCGGAAAGTGGAATTTTTGGGAAAATCCTATATACTGAAGAGCAGATTAGAGAGCGTGCAAAGGAGCTTGCAAAGCAGATTTCTACGGACTTTGAAGGAGAGGAACTTATAGTAATAGGTACTCTTAAGGGCTCTGTGCTGTGGATGTGTGATCTATTAAAGGAACTGACGATAGATACGAGCATTGACTTTATTAAGGCCAGCAGCTACGGCTCAAGTACTACAAGCTCTGGAGTCGTTAAGATTAAGATGGATACGGATATGAACCTATACCAAAAGAATGTGCTTATCATTGAGGACATAGTCGATACGGGTACTACTCTTACTTTCCTGCTCGAAAAGCTTAAGGAGAGGAATCCAAAGACCATCAAGGTTTGCACAATGCTTGACAAGCCATCACGCCGAACAACTGGTTTTGTAGCTGATTATATCGGATTTACTGTCGATGATTTATTCATAATTGGTTATGGCCTTGATTTTGATCAGAAGTATAGAGGACTTCCGTATATTAGCTATCTTCAGCCTGAAGAATAA